A window of Oryza glaberrima chromosome 2, OglaRS2, whole genome shotgun sequence genomic DNA:
GGCACTCCTCCCTGATCCAACATATTACGACGTATTCGAGTTAAAATGACCCTCGGCCGGACGTCgtcggcagccgctccctctcgctatgttAAGTCGTCATTTcaccatgcggttacaacaggtcTGCTCCTCTATTTAAGAGAAATCATATGATAGAGTCGACTATTGCTCTGTTCCTCTATTTTATGTatgccttttattttttttatttttctccagtGTCATTTCACACATTTTTTATAGCTTTTTTCTTTCATGGAACTGTTGAATTGTTTATTTTTACACTtcaattggaaatttggaatatTTGCTCCCTCAGCAGGTTTACAGGGCGCTTTTATACGAAAGAAGCAAGCACATCATGTGTGGTAAACTGGTAATCATTAGAGGAAATTAGATCATTGTTGGAATTCACAGCTAGCCATTTAAGAGAAAAAGATCATAGAGCATTTCAGATTAATTGGATGATTTGGAATTCAAAAGAATTCCTCTTAGCGACTTAGCCCAAGATTTATGAGAAAATTCGATCCATAGCACAGGAAAAAACACGGTACCAAAAATTAGCACAACAAATTTTTTACTTCGACTAGAAGCACAGGGGACCAATTTTCCTTCGATACATAGCACTTCCCTTGTATTTTAAGCTAATGGTTTTAGTTTGCAGTAGAAAAAATTATCCTCAAACTAATTTACCCTTCGACCATGTCATCTCGTCATTGCAGCCCCGTGCGGAGCAGCTACTGTGCCATGCGCGGTCGAGCAAggagccgccgtcgtcgcctcgctGTGCCTCGCAGCCATCGCATGGACCAACCGCGCATGGTCGAACCACCCTccagccatcgccgtcgtcgcctcgccaCACCTCGCAAgcagtcgccgccaccgccgccggcgtcaaCCAAGTCGCCTCGCTTCGCAGCCGCACGCGGTCGAGCCACCTGtgaggccgtcgtcgtcgttagAGGTGATGCTGAGGCCGATGACCCAATGGGCGGAGACGGAGCTGGTGGTGCCATTGGGAGCGTGGACGAAGGGGATTCGATGGCTGGCCGAGAAGCCGATGGTGGAGACCCCGGCTGGCTCCGACGCGTCTCGCTGTCCACCAGAGCCTGCGGCCGCCTCAACGTGTCAGCCCGAGCACTGCCCTCCGCTGGCCACGTGCGCGCTGGAgtcaccgccgcctcgtgccgcagcggccctctccaccgccgaaGCCGGAGGGCCTTGCCAGAtccggcgacggcagcgccggatctgccgccgcCTAGCCGGGAGACCTCGCTGCCACCACTCACCGACACCGGTGAACGCCACCTcccttgccgccgccatcgccgctcacCAGTCGACTTTGCCGGCAGTGAGCTCTGGCGGTGgtgaggaagggggaggggggagtgggaggcggtggggggggggggggttcccGTGTGGCCTGCGCGTGGGCGACACGGGGGGAGCGTGAGGGAGCCGTCGGTCTAAGCTCCATTGCCCTCTTGCTTGGAGAAGAAGGGCAAATAAGTCTTTTTTTCATGTCAACTCACATGTTTGGATGACAAATGTAACGGGAGTGCTATGGATCGCAAGAAAATTGGTGCCCTGTGCTTATGGTCGAAGTGAAAAATTTGTTATGCTATTTTTTGATATCGGGTTTTTTCTTGTGCTATGGATCGAATTTTCTCAAGATTTATTGCCTCCCATGCCAATTCGTTGCTCTTGGCACAAATCCAATTGAAGACGACGAGCGCACGCTTGATTGCACGGGCATTGCCACTGCTGGCGATGTTGTCTGCGGCGAGCACGACCACGATGCTAGGGATACTGGAGAGCTCGTGGCAGCTCTCGCTGGACTTGGCGAAGACGACGAGCACCTCCGCAGCGCGGGCAGAGTCGGCAGCGGCGAAGTAGGTGATCAGCGCGGGCGCCACCCCGGCTGGCACTCACGATCTCTGACGCATGTTCTCCGGTAGCTAGAGCTTGCAGAGCTCGTACAACGCCGTGGCCACGCCATCGGACGACGCCACTACGGAGAAACCATTTCAGCCATCGTGCCGCATCTAGATCTGCCCATGCATGGCAGAGGTGGCGACGGTGATGTCGCATGGGAGGCGGAAACGACTGCGGTGCGCGACggtagcggaggaggaggaaaatgCAGCAGCGCCATCGGAGGATAGGGGCAAAGACGATACACACTGCGTCCTCATACATGAATGATTTTGAGTTCCTATCTTTCACTTTTTAATTTGTAGGATCTTACATCAAAATTTATGTTCTTCTATATATCTAACTTGTAGTAACAATGCAGTTAATTACACTCACATACACAAGCTCATAGGGggagggtttgcgtgcgtgcgttcatgGATGAGTGTGCGTGcatgcgttgtgagtgtctgcgttgtactgtgtgattctaaaaaaatttacaCTCACTTACAATACACTAAATTTAGATGTTacagaaatttttttatatttacgaTTTTTTACatgtaataatttttttttgttatttcacTTAAAACTGGCTACATCCATTTGTTGAAAATTCTGCAAAAATCGATGCTTCACCATGTTTTGTATCTGCTCTGTAATCCTGAATATGCTCACTGTATTTGCAACTTCTCTAGCAATGTGCATGAGTCCATAATAGTACAATATATCATCTCCCATGCTTAATCTACTATTCTAGTGGACAAATTTTTGCGTGACggcgtgcaatttttttttgagcgTTGCTCCTATCCAGCAACTTGTACCGGTAGGTACTGGTACTGGGAGGTACAGAGATAAATCCATCCGTCCATGTTAGAAGGGTACGATTGGAAAACAAAGAAAGTAGTCGCGCCCCCTCTTCTCCTTTTCGCTCTTTCTCGTTTCCTCCCTCCGTGCGGCGCCGCTTTCTCAtctaatctctttttttttcctcccctcGGCGAGCACAGCCCCGCCCGTGCGAAGCCCGCCTGAGCCGCGCGCAGGCTCGCCCCAAATCTGCCCGCCCCGCATCCATGCCCCCGCCTGTGCGCTCGCTTGCTCGCCCCGCATCTGCTGTCCGCGGCGGGGGAACCAGCACTCCTTCACCAGCGGTTTCATTCACGCCCCCACCGCTGCCGATTTCTTATCTCATCCAATGCCCATCCATCTGTGCAAGGAGCGACGGTGCCGTGGGTATTTTTTGCCCCTATCCCCCTGGACAGCTCAAGCAGCATATGCCCCCTACCGGTTTAGGGTTTCCTCTCAGGTATGTGATTTTCTTGTggtctaaatttttttttgttagaaccAAGAGATAGGTAGCAGTTTGTTTGTTGATTTTAGATGATTTCTGAGTAATAtgtgttttctttttacaaaactTGTATGGGTGATGAAATGGGAGACAATTTTATAAGCTTAGAAGAACAAGAGGAGTACAGAACAATGACTGCCATGAGATTTAAGACAGAGAAAGAAGGTTTCCTCTTCTATAACAGGTATGCCAAAGAAAAAGGGTTTAGTGTAAGGAATAATTACATTAGACGTGATCCTATTACTGCTGCGGTAACCCATAGGCAGTACCAATGCTCTAGAGAAGGACATAGGAAAGAAGTGTATATGGAAGCGGCTAACAGAAGTAGAGAACCAAAAGCTCTTACTAGATGTGGTTGCAATGCACTTTTTGAGATTAAACTTGACAAGAAGAAATGTGATTGGTTTGTTGTGAAGTATGTAGCAAAGCATAATCATCCATTGGCTAAATCAGATGAAGTAGCTTTCTTACGGTCACATCGCACAATTAGCAATGCTCAAAAGGCTAATATTTTGGAATTGAAAGAAGTGGGTTTGCGTCAGCATCAAGTTATGGATGTCATGGAGAGGCATCATGGTGGTTTTGATGCTACAGGTTTTGTTAGTAGGGACCTGTACAATTATTTTACTAGGCTAAGGAAGAAACATATTTTAGGTGGTGATGCAGAGCGTGTTATAAAGTATTTTCAATGGAGGCAAAAACATAACATGGAGTTCTTTTTTGAGTATGAGACGGATGAAGCTGGTTGTTTGAAACAGTTATTTTGGTCGGACCCTCAATCCCGTATCGATTATGATGCATTTGGGGATGTTGTAGTTTTTGATAGCACATACCGGGTGAATAGGTATAACTTACCTTTTATCCCATTCGTTGGTGTGAACCACCATGGTTCCACTGTTATTTTTGGATGTGCTATCGTAGCTGATGAGAAGGTTGCAACTTATGAATGGATTCTTAAGAAGTTTCTAGATTGCATGTATCAGAAGCATCCTGGAGGACTGATCACAGAAGGTGAAATATAATATGATTATTTTGAGTATGTCAATTTATGTAAACTCTCTCTATATATTACTAATTTGATCTGTGATTTTATTTTCAGCAAAGTAGAAGAAGATGTATGAGAAGTATGAAGTGTTTCTTTGCACTGGTGGAAGTTGAATATGCCTTGTTTGGGAAGTTGTATTGTTGGTCAGAGGATTATATTGTGTGGTCTAGTTATTTTGTAATGAACAATTCAATCTGTCATGGTTCTTGTAATGAATTTGTGTGAAAAGCACAAGCTTTTGCTGGAGAACAAAGCATGTATATCGTTGAATGGCGCTTTTGTCTTAATTACTGTCAGCTGTGAACAGAGCATACAttgtttattgttttttttactcgaACTCCTGTGAAATACATGCCATTCTGTGGAGTGATCAAAAGGACCAGAAGGTGGTAACATATCTCAATACATTTCTATTACTACTATGAGAGTACCTAAGCATTACTAATATTTTGCAGCACTCATCCCAAACAGAAGAAATTCCAAAAACTGATAATCAAAACGATGGAAAGAATATGGATCATAAGGTGCTGCTATTTTCTTATCTTGTAATATGATATCACTATTACAACTCTAATCCCTTCCAAAATTAACATTTCAGAATTCTCATCAAGTATTCAAAATCACATGCATTCCTGATATAGGGACAGCTGAAGCTCCACACATCATTGAAAGCGATGATGACAGtttgtttgaaaaaaacatGGTATTTCAATTAAAATTACAACCATGAcaacatattaaattatttagCAATGCAGTAATAATTATACAATTGATCCTATCAGGTTGACACAATCGGTGCAAGGCTGAGACGTCCACATGGAAGGGTTAGCAAGCCAACTCACAGATCAGACAGTCCATTCTTATACTACAAAAAAACATTTGCAAGTGCTCTAAAGAGAAGTAAGGAACCAGAAACTACAGAACTGAGCTTGCAGGATGAGATTACCATCACTTACATGAAGCAatgtgatgatgatgaaaaaTTGCTATCAAGTATTGATGGCATACAACTTACATATGAATTTCTTAGGCCACTTGTCAATCCCAAAGACTCACAAATCATAAGCAAGTGGTTGAAAGGCAGTGTAAGAAATACTTAAGTTCTTCCATACAACGTAATATTATCAGTATCTAAATTTTGTTCTTTATTCTTTCACAGGTCATAGATGCATACATTATGTTGATTAAAGACATGCAATGTGAAAGTCCAAGAGAGCATGGTACTGCATTTCTAGAAAGTACAGCACATTGCCAGGCCTGGAAAACAAATGGTGAACAAAATGGAACCCACAACAAGCAATATCGAGACAAGAGAGCAAAAGTTACAGCAAAATATTTGCAACATGATATGGTATATCAATATCCTCAAATATCGTTCATAATAATAACTGCATGACTTACATTTCATTTCCTATGTAGATTTTCCTACCACTCAATAGAAACTCAACTCATTGGTACGTGGCTGTTCTCAATGGtgctaaagaaaaaaatttaaatactaGACTCGATGCGCATGGACAAAAGCTACTACAACAAAGATAAAGACCTCAATAATACAATATGCTACATTGTGCCTTTAGATTCATCACTATTCCTTACTAACTTGTTACATTAGATATGTAATACTCTATTTGATAACTCAGATAAAAGGAATTGAAAAGTTTATCCAGTATGCAAGGCTAGAAGATGGCGTTGAAAACAAATGGAAGAACACCAAGATTACCAATTGGCCATTCTGCCCAATGAAAGTCCCTCAGCAAAGTGACAGGTCAAACAAACAGTTAATTTTTGTCGCAAATTATCTATAACGAATTACCACTAACAAAGAACATGCTTGCCACAGCTGGTCATGTGGCTTGCACACATTGAAATTCATAGAGCATTGGAATGGAAAAGAACTCTCCCCTAAGTTCAATGAAATGGTAATTTTAAATTGCATTCAGTACTCTTTGTAAATAAAATGACATTAATTGATATTTTTTCATAACTTGCTTTTCAGGATACAACCACCACTTTCAAACATAAGGTTGCAGCCAACCTCATTAATTCTACTATGAACGAAGTGATTGAAGTGCAGCAAGATATTAAACGCCTAGTGACCGAGGCAAATGTAGGCAACTAGCTCTAGGCTAAGATTCAGATAGACATCATTGTAACTATCCATGattaaaataaacaactcaTCAGTGTACCACTCGTAATGCTATCAACAATTTCTTTCTTCTATCCTATTATCATTTTACAGTCACTCATTGTAACTATCCATGATTTATTTTGAAGTCACTCGAATTGCAATGTAATCGGTAAATGATAGGGGAGGGTATTGAACatttgaaaattcacatagaaCAAGCAACGACTGAGCTCATTAAAACATCCAATAAATCGTACAATACAAATCCTATAAgcaatgaagaagaagaagagcatatGCAGCCCAGAAAATGAAAGTATCTACCGCTGTAACCAACAGAAGCTAATGATTTAGattggatgaaaaaaaatcgatgcaTACACTGCCACGTCGCCGGCTAAGAAGACTACACGACCACCTCGCCACTGCAGCCGCGCAAAGCCCAAACCCGCTGCCGCCACAACGCCAGTTCCGACGACCACCTCGTCACCGCGGCCGGCACCATCGCGCACGCCACCACCTCGCAGCCAAGGCTGCCCGcgcaccagccgccgccgccacctcgtgAACGCGGCCGCCACcaggccaccgccgcgcccgccaCCAGCAGCACCGCAGCACCAGGCCTTCGCCGCGCCAGGCACCACTGCGCCCGCCACAACCTCGCCGCCACGAACaacccgctgccgccgccacctccgcctcaaATGGATtagacgccaccgccgcctccgcctcccacggagcacttcgccgccggccgcctcctacAGATcagccggcgccgtcgcctcgcctcccccgccgctgcctcgcctcccacggagcacctcgccgccgcctcgaacggatcagccgccgccgccggctacggatcagccgacgccgcctcctcccacaaAGCATGTAGGCGCCGACGGAAGCAactcgccgacgccgctgccATCTCCCACGAAgcaagtcgccgccgcctcccacggaTCCCGTTGCCTCCCGCGGATCAACTCCAGGCCGATGAAGCaagtcgccgacgccgcctacTACTCTCACGGATCGGATCAGATGGGAAGGGGAGATTTGCTCGCCGCCTACTCCTCTCACGGATCGAATGGCAAAGATTTGGTAGAAAACCCTATTTCCCTCCCCTGGACACTTCTACGCGAAAAGACAAAATTATCCTTCCACCACTCCAAATATTCCGGTACCACCTCATGGGCAAATTTGTACCTAGAGGTACCACAGATTTTCCACCATCCGATTGAGCTGATTGGATGGCTCATATTTCGTACCGGACAGTACCGATGGTACCTGCTGGAGGGGagcaaatctcttttttttttttcgcgtgaCCGCATGTGTCAGTCTATGTAATATCGTATGAACGATCGGTGAATTAAGCTAGACAATAATTTCATCGTGACAGAGATCGAGTCGGAGATGCAAACAAATTAAGGAAAGAAACACAGATGGGAGAAGCCTAATTACGGTTTTACGAGCGTACGGCGCAAGCTAGTACAACTTCAAACACACGCGCTTAGTTCTAATCAAACATCATTAGTTCGATCCTGATTCGGAAAACCGCGCGGATTTTGAATTGGATGGATTCCTTCACGAGTGCGCAGCCTGATCAGAGTCGGATCGTGGCAGGAGGATAAAAGGCGAGAGCGCAACACAATCCTTCctcccgccaccaccacgcgaGCGTCCAACTTTCTTCCGCCACCGCCTCTTGCCTCCTCTCGCTCTCCATCGATCTCACTTCCGGCGAGACCATGGGGGATTTGATCTTGGATCCCTACATGGAGGACGCGATCTTGGATCATTCCTGCCTCGCCGAACTTCTTGCTGATCAAACAGCTCTCCCATTGTTCCATCCTTACTCCGGCGGCGCCACTCCGCAGATGGTGGATACCGACACCTTCCTCCGCGCCATCGGCGCACTGCCTCCGCTTGCACCGCCACCGGCAGCTCCGCTCGCACCGGCGCCACCGGACTCGCCCCGTACCCCTCACACCTACGGCAGCCTCCTCCCCGTCTACGGTGATCTTCCACCgctctctggcgccgtcctccagGAGCCCTTGCCGCTGCCAGAAGGCAGCGATCACCCGGTGTCACCCAAGAAGACGATCGAGGTCGCATCGCTGCTGCAAGAGCGCGCCGATCAGCCGGTGGTCACCAGCAACTCAGCGACGACGACACGTCCGCAGCTGTGCGCGCCCTACGACGACGACATCGAGGCCACCCTCCGTGCCATGGAGACGAACCCCGCGGAGCGGCCCTCCCCGTACTTCTTGGAGACGACACAAGGTGGGCGGATGACCGCACTGGTGCGCGCCTCGATGATCGCCTTCATGGACGAGTTCAGCCGGTTGCACGAGCTCGCCGACGCAACGCTCCAGCGCGCCGCCTACTTCCTGGACCGCTACCTGTCGGTGACACCCGAGTCGGATGACGTGCTGCAGCTCCGCCTCGTCGCAGCAACGACCGTGTTCCTGGCGGCCAAGTACGAGGACCAGTACACCCTGAGGAAGATCGACGCCAGCATGGTCGCCGCTCGCTGCGGCTACACCAGCGAGACCAGGCACAAGATGGTGTCGTGCATGGAGACCGAGatcctcgccgcgctcgacTACAATCTCGGCGGCCCGACGGCGTACACGTTCGTGGAGCACTTCACAAGGTACTACGGCAAGGGGAAAGAAGAGAAGCTGATGAGGGAGGCGGCGCATTGGTTCGCCGACGGGTCGTTGCTGACGTACGGGTTCCACCGCTACCTGCCGTCCATGGTGGCGGCGTCAGCGATCTTCCTGGCGAGGCTGCACGTGCGGGGGCATGAGCCATGGAGCAAGGATCTCGCGGAGCTCACGGGGTACAAGGCCATCGACTTGATGGGCTGCGTCTGCGATATGTACAGTCAAATTGCATGTCCTCGCTTTGCTCTTTTCCAAGAGTACTTCTTCGAGGATCCATAGCCCATGTATAGGAAGAACAAAAGAGTCTGTAAAAGCACAAGCATGCAAAGCATGAATATGATGGCTTAAATTTTGCACTGTTGCCTGTACATTGATCTGTAAACTCAAAATTGCGCGTGTTATTTGGTTGAAATATATGTGATTAAttcatcaaattcaaatttattaGCTTTTGCTACTCTGATGTCTCTACATATGGCCCAACCGCGGACACGTTCGTGGAGCACTTCACCCGGTACAAGTGTACAACAGCCGGGGAGAGGAAAAGCTACGGGTGCATGCAGCGGCTGGAGCGCGACGTTGCCGACCAGTCGCTAATGAACTACGTACGGCTGCCCGGGGCTACTATACCTGCCGtccatggaggcggcggccggcgggcgtCGATCTCCGTCGCGAGGTGTTCGCTGAACCGGCACGACGCGCTGGTCTGGAGCACGGAGTTGCAGGAGCTGACGGGGTACAGCTTCGAGGACCTCGTCAGCTGCATCTTCGCCATGTAGAACGCAGTGATCGATCGGTTGATCGATGAGGACATCGGTAGGAGTAGAGATCCCTTGTAAACATGTTTCTGTTGATTGTTCATGGTTGCCATGCAACGCAACTTGATTGAGGTTTTTTGCCCCCCTGATAGAGAGTCTTTGCAAACATGTCCCGGAGGttgtcttcatcttcatcttttttTATTCACAAACACGTAAAAGCCTTATAAAACTGGCCCAAGATCATCATTAGAAACCAAATGCGAAAATTgtcataggagatccaaacacaaTGACGTCATTGAGAGTCGTAGCCTATATCCCTGAGGCACTGATAACGGGTACACATCCCCGATCCAACATATTACAACGTATATATCAGAGTTACAGCAACCCTTGGCCGAACGTCGctggcagccgctccctctcgctatgctaagtcgccatgtCGCTATCCTGCTACAATAGGTATGTCTCTTTAGTATAGAATCCGACTCTTATTCTACTCCTCTATTTTATGTATGCCTTTATTTTTCTCCGGTGTCATTTCACACATTTTTGTAGCATTTTTCTTTCATGGAACTGTTGAATTGTTTGTTTTTACACTTCAATTGGGATTTTTGCTCCCTGATCAGCAGGCTTACAGAGCGTCGTTATACAAAAGAAACACGTCACACATGGTAATCATCAGAGGAAATCAGATCATCGTTGGAAGATAAATTTTACAATTCTTGAGAAAACATCTCGAGATagctaaattttacactaattttttttttatctttagatAGTTAGTACGTAAagatactaaattttacactagaaaatatgataCCTTTAGGTAAGATAAAATTACCATTGTTGGAAATGTTGGCGATTCTCGCGGCGTACTTTCACATAATGGCCAGCTATATTGACTTTCACATTACTTTCGCTATGTTGTGTTGCATTGGACTGCATGTGTGTATATAGTGTGTGTGTCACCAATATTTGGACTGTACCTGCATAATGTACCCCAAAGATAATTTCTTGGCGGCCCTAGCATTTCTAGCCGCCATGAAAATTACTCATATTACACCCCAAATATATTCTTGATTGCCATGGTAGGTAGGGCCGCCAGGGAAAGACACAGTTTTGGACATCAATAAGTTATTCTTGGCAGCCCTGACTGACAAGGATAATCTTTCTTGGTGGTACTAACCGTCAAGGATAAAAAATGTCCTTGGCGGTTCTAACGGTCAAGagtaagaattttttttagcagTTTCTTAGCAGCCAAGGAAAGATATATTCTTGTTGGTCCAAAGGGACAAGGTTACATTTCTTGGCGCATTCGAAAGTTCACAACCTTCTTAATTTGCTTGGTAGTTCGACCGCTAAGAAGATATTCCCTTACGGTTAGCAACCACGAAATCTGAATATCTCTAGCTTTCTAGACTTGGCGGTCAGCCAACGGAATAATTAATCTTAGCGATTTTCATACTATACTTGGCGGTTTTTGGCCGCCAAGAAAATTACGGATTTTTGTAGTGCTAGCTAATGCATTAATTTGATGCTTATTATTTTCCCTATTTATGTTGCATCTTAAGGCAATTGATTTGTCCATTGATTACAAACCAACCATTGGAAGTGAATGTGAGAATTGCAAGAGCAGGACAGGAGGACGAGTattggcgaaaaaaaaaaatcctgtcaTGGGCCCAGAAGGAAGAGTCATGCGAGGATGGGGCGTGCCGCGTGTTCAAGGACTAATTACATATGTGTCCAGACTATTGGTATACTCTTAATCTTATTTCTTTCTGGTTATTTGTACATAATATATATTGCATCAGTTGTAATTGGTGTTTTCTTTACTTCCATTTCAGGTTTTTTTGAATTAAAGCAGAACAAAAATATTCTTCCTTCACAGCTGATAATGACATGTGATCCTGTAGCTGAATTTGGCCCCGTACTAACTTGATTAAGATACAAAATTTTCCTCGATTTCCTTGATTAAGATTCAGCTTTTTGGTGTTCAGTTCATTTCTGAATTCTACTTCAGTTTATACATGAGCTGTAAGATGATGAAATGTTTCTGGGAATGACATGTCCTCCTTTATTTTGGATCCATCAAGACCGCTGCTCCTTGTCACTCTGAACAAGCATCTGAATAAGCATCAAGAACGAAACAGGACAGCATTGAGAACATTGGAATTTAACAGGAGCCATTtcagagaaaaatataatagagCATTTCAGATTGGATGATTTGGGATTCAAAAGAATTTCTCTTAGCCCAAGATTTATTGCCTCCCATGCCAATGCCAATTCGTTGATCTTGGCACAAATCCAATCGAAGACGACGAGCGCACGCTCGATTGCACGGGCGTTGCCACTGCTGACAATGTTGGCTGCGGCGAGCAGGACTACGATGCTAGGGATACCGGACAGTGGACAGCTCGTGGCGGCTCTCACTGGACTGAAGAAGATGAGCACATCCGCGACGCGGGCAGAGTCGGTGAGCGCGGGCGCCGCCCCGCTTGCACACACGA
This region includes:
- the LOC127762602 gene encoding putative cyclin-F1-4, with translation MGDLILDPYMEDAILDHSCLAELLADQTALPLFHPYSGGATPQMVDTDTFLRAIGALPPLAPPPAAPLAPAPPDSPRTPHTYGSLLPVYGDLPPLSGAVLQEPLPLPEGSDHPVSPKKTIEVASLLQERADQPVVTSNSATTTRPQLCAPYDDDIEATLRAMETNPAERPSPYFLETTQGGRMTALVRASMIAFMDEFSRLHELADATLQRAAYFLDRYLSVTPESDDVLQLRLVAATTVFLAAKYEDQYTLRKIDASMVAARCGYTSETRHKMVSCMETEILAALDYNLGGPTAYTFVEHFTRYYGKGKEEKLMREAAHWFADGSLLTYGFHRYLPSMVAASAIFLARLHVRGHEPWSKDLAELTGYKAIDLMGCVCDIFCYSDVSTYGPTADTFVEHFTRYKCTTAGERKSYGCMQRLERDVADQSLMNYVRLPGATIPAVHGGGGRRASISVARCSLNRHDALVWSTELQELTGYSFEDLVSCIFAM